The genomic region CAGGTTAAGTAACCTAGCTGAGTCACACAGTTATTAAGTGCTGAGAGAGGAATTCTCCGGCTAGCTGGGCCCAACACATAATAACTGGGGTTGGGATTTGGAACACTGACAATCCCTATGCCTGCCTGAGGCCAATAATAGGCAGAAAGCTGGGAGCATCTTATCTCAAGGACACAACCACCCTAGGGACTAATAAATGAAGACAGGACTAGTTCCCACCCTAAGGAGAAAGAAGGGGCCGTGTCCCAGCCACCAGGCACTTTCCTGCTAACAGCAGTCTGTACTCTGAGAGTGGAATTTGAGGCTACCTGGAGTGTGGTCCTtggccagggctggggtgggaggcatTTGCCTGCACCCAGTATCTGCCCCCAACTCCTCCGCTTTCCCTGTCCCACCGCTCACTCAGAGGAGTTCTGGGCATGCCCTATGTGTGcgcgttcagtcgtgtctgactctttgcgaccacatggactgtagcccaccaggttctgtccatgggatttcccaggcaagaatactggagtgggttgccatttccttctccaggagatcttcccaaccaagggatcaaatccacatctacattggcaggagggttctttaccactgcactccCTCAGAAGTCCGGGCATGCCCTAGCTGGAGGCTGTCTTGGACTTCAGCCTGGTATTGCCCCAGGCCCAGATCTTTGGAAACAATACCTCAAGTCCTTTGAGCTGGGGGTCAGGAAGGCAGGCACCAAAGCCCGAGTTAGAGCAGTCGCCCTCCTCCTGAAGGTGTGTCAGGCATCTGATTACCAGATTTTAACAAAACAGACCTCATATGGCACTTActactgggttggccagaaagtttatttgagtttttccatcagatgatacagaaaaacctgaacaaatttcTTGGGCAACCCAATATGTGCAGGCATCGCTCTGCAGCTGTATTAGAGTCGCAGTATTACAAGTATTAGAGGTATTACTATTATTAACTCTAGACAAGGACACAGAAATTAGTACTTTCTCATGTCCACCCCACAAGCAGCCTTGAGATTTGTGCCACTGGGCTCCATGAGTGTGGGGCTGGTCGGGGCTGTCTGATCCCAGCCTGCTCTCTTCTCCTGCAGACCGGTCCTGTGTGCTGCTGTGTCATGGAGGGAGTGACCcaggcccttctcctcctgttggCTGGTGAGTCCTCCCAGAGGCAACCCTGCTGCCACTCGCTCACCAACAAGGCTGTGAAAACCAGGACAGCATCTCATAAAGGGCACCTGACGCTGAATAAATGGGTTTTCATTTAGACTGCCAACTTAAACATAAAGGAAGTATGgagttggccaaaaggtttgttcGGGTTTTCCGCATATCTTacaacccaaacgaactttttggccaacctgattACAGTAAGGTAGATGTTCCCAACATTATCCTGAATCATGGAACTTTGGGGAACTGTAATCACCTGTTGGCAAGAAGAGACCAGTGTTCCCTACTTCCTTAGGAGGCAGACCATTAGCCAGGATCTGGGAAGGAAGCTTTTCAGGAGAGGGTAAAGATACCAACATACCATCCCATTTTGAGTATAAGAAAGAATAACAGGAAGCCTGAGAAATAGCAggaagggctgggatgggggagcgGGGCACAAAGGCCAGAAAATAGGAGACAAAATTCAAGGTCTGTTTGGCTTGGGGAAGGTATGAGGAGGGGAATCAGTGACCTTAGGGTCCCCTCACCCCCTGCTCTGGTGCCCCAAGCAAGGCTGGTTGATCTTTTGCCTCTGGACTGGGGTCCTGCCTGCTGATTCATTTTGAGACCAGTATCATGAATTAACACCCAGTCCCTCTGCTTCTCTCACCCAGGACTGCCTGTCTTGGATGCCAGTGATGTGGTTGGTGAGTGGGGCCCTAAACTGCTCTGCTGGCCCTGTCTCCACATTTTCTCTCTATGACCCCACATCTTGCCTCCTGGTTCTGgtcgttaatttttttttttcccctttcctgcaGATAAAGACAGTCCCTTCTACTATGGTAAGAGCTGATATCCCTTGCCCCTGACCCCTACCCTTGCCTATGCTAGACCCCTTTGCTAGAGTTGGTAAGGGGTGATATGAAGCCCAGTGTAGACAGAGCGGGGCTTGAGGGAGTGGGCAAGGAGGGGCAGAATGAGGATAAGACTGGAAATTAAAGAATCAGAGTGTTGGATCAAAAGAACGACAGATCAACATGTAACGTCATCTTTGGGAGAACTTCCCTCCAGCAAGGAGGTAAGGGGCCTGCAAGATGTTTAGGAAGACTCCTGGGAAAGTGGCTGAAGGCAGCTGGCTGATCTCCTTCCTTTCACtctctcttctcttgccttccCCAGGACCAGCTCCTTGCTGCCCTACAACCCCCGCAAGCAAGTGTCCTCTCCTTCTGCCTGCCACTGTCCCCCACACACCCTCATCTTCCCTGGGTCTCAGCTGAAATGCCACCTTTCAGCAAAGCCTTCCTTAATCACTCTTCAAAGCCTCTTCTTTTTCTGTGCATTTCTGCTTGATTTTTCTTCCTAGTACTTGTTCCCACCAGATATGACATGATGTATTTATGAGTTTGTCCTGCTTGTTGCCTGGAATTTAAGTGCGTCTGCATAAGCAGGCGTGCATAACTATCTGTTGAATGAGTGGGGTGGAGCCAGGCTGATGCCAGCCCACTCTCCATTCCTCTAGACTGGGAAGGCCTGCAGCTGGGCGGGATGATCTGTGCAGGCCTCATGTGCATCGCTGGACTCTTGTTTGCCCTGAGTGAGCAGTGGGACTAGCAGGGtcgggtggaggtggggagcgggCGGGAGGAGGGTGGCCCAGGCTCTCTGGGCTCTTTGCACTGGCTGTGTCTTCCTTCACAGGTGGCAAATGCAAATGCAAGAACAAGCAGAAGCACGGGTGAGACAGGGCCCTGTTTTGTGTCCTTTGAGCTAGGCAGAGCAATTTGTGCATAATGTCCTACAATTGGAAAAAGAGGACAGAGTCCTGGCTGTCCCTGGGTTTGCAGTAGAATTTGTTATTCACAGATAATCAACCCTGAGGGGGCCTCCGTCAGAGAAAGCTCTGACCCTTCATATTGTTTAAATTGCTACCAGGAATCTTGGTGGGGGAAAAGGACAGAAAGTTTGAGGATGCTAATCTGATATGTTCCTTTCGCAGCTCCTTACCTGAGAAAGCTGTTCCACTCCTCACTCCAGGTGAGATGGACTTCTTTGAGAGCCTTCCTGGCACTCAGGCAGTACCGCCATATAATTTGAGGATTAATACATGTTATGCTATGTGTAAGGCAGGACTGTCCTGAACCAGTCAGCCTTGGGGATGCCTAAGGCTGAGGATGTGTCTATGGAGTTTGTGAGGACCTGACCCCACATTCTCTCCACAGGCTCTGCCAGTACCTGCTGAGCACAGGATCGGTTTCATGACCTTCCCTGCACCGGCTCCCATACTATCCCCTTCCCCTTGGGGGCCTTACCCACTCAGGATGGCTTTTCTCTCTGTGAGTGGGCCCTGAGGCTCCCTTCTGATCAAAAGGCTGTCCAGAgcttatttctaaattaaatttcTCTCCCCCTCTGATGGACTTATGACCTTCTGTGGGTCTGGTTGGGGATGGGCAGGTTGGGACAAGACGATAAAATCTTGCTCAGGAAAGTCCAGACCACtcagctggggtggggtgggggatgtcCCATGGATGGCTGATGCATCTTGTGGCTGCATGTTTGTCCTGAAGCCCATTCCCAGCATTACCCACCCCCACTTTGAGGACCTCCTGATAATTGATCTCCTGCCTCATCCACGCACCACACAAGACACTTCAACATTATATCAAAGAACATTACAATTTCCACACCTTGCCTGAAGACCTTAGAAGTCCCTGTGACCCAGATCCCCATGACTTCCTGTAACCTAGAATGATCCCCAGTGGTTTGCCCTCTGCTAAGACCCCAGCTTACCCAGTGAGTGTTCACACAATCCAGGAAATGCAGTTCTTCCTTCACTGACTCAGCCCAGTAAAACCCTTTATAACCCTTAGAGCAACCCATGGACTCTTCCCCTTACTCCAGGTAATGTCCTGTGAGACCTTACTATGAGCAACATCCCAAGAAGCCCTGCAGAGTGCATTTCCGAACCCAAAACCATCCATGCCACTCTGGGTCTCAGTATGTGCAAAGTCCATTCCTGGAATACCTTATTGAGAGGCCCCAGCATGCATGGCATAGGGCTGGGGAAATGGCTTTTCCATCTTAGCAGCCTGTTCATCTGCAGCCTCACCCCTCTTGCCGACATCCATACCCTAAGATGGAAGGAGCTGAGGCCTACCCTGCCCAGCCCCTGCTCCTGGCAGAAACCCTGGGGTGGAGACAGGCCAGGGCAGCAGTGGTCTGCCCTGTCCCTGCCAGGCAGTGGCTCACAACCCGGGTCTGAATCTGGGCTGATGGGGCAGCCACCTGCCTTGATGTTGCTTCAAGCCACCTCAACTGGCGGCATGGAGTGCatgctgttgtgtctgactctttgcaatcccatggactgtagcccaccaggctccactgtccgtgggatttttcggGCAAGAATatgtggagtgggttaccgtttcctcctcctggggatcttgccaacctagTGATCCAACCCAAGTTTCTTGGggctcttgctttggcaggtagtttctttaccactgcaccacctgggaagccccacctctACTGGTGTCCTGCTCCAAACCTTCCATTTCCAGGGTGTTGGTACCAGATCCTCTGGAAAGTATACTGTGTCCAAGACCTGTGGGCTGGGGTTAGGGTGCCAGCACAAGCGATTCTAGAGGCTGAGGAGTCCGCCTTCTGGTCTCCAGCCCTCTCAGGTCCTAAGGTCTAAAAATGATCTGTTTAGGGCCCTTGATCAGGATACATAAGCAGGGTGAGGGGACGGTTAGAAGGCTGGCCCAGAGCTACAGCCATTACTCCAAGAACCTGAGGAACTCGGAATACCTGGCTGAAATTGGAGCCATTCACTGTCCAAGGTGAGTAGAGGAGCCCTAGTAGGGTGTTATGGACGTGGACAGCTGTGCCAACCTCATCACCCACCCAgacaagattctttttttttttttaaggcctcaGCATTAGGAGTCGGATAGATAtcatgaaaaaagtaaaatgagtgTGCTGCAGAGGCCCGGGTGCCTGGGCAGCGATGGGTGATGTAGTCAAGTCATAAAGTGACACACCTTTGAAGATGAATCTTCAAAGTGGAAAGTGGTCAAAGTGGAAAGGGGCCAGTCGCGCAAACATCTTTCCTGGTAGAGGAAACTTTggcctttttgttttttgaggaccAGAGGAAAGTCACCGTGACTGGTACATATGCGAGAAGCCCCGCCAAATCCTGAGTAGAAATTCTAAGAGATCCGCAGCTGCGTAGGCAGCGGGACCAGGAAGAAGGCAGGGCGCAGGCGCGCCCAGGGGAGGGCGCAGCCCTGACGCGACATCATCTGCCCAAACGCGGTTTCCGGCCCCGCCTTTCCGTTTTGGGGAGTGGGCCACTCCTTGAACGCTGGCGGCTGCTGATGTGAATAACTGCATTGGAGAGTAAAATTAGCTccgcctaaaaaaaaaaaaagcagtctgTGGCCTCACTTGGGGCTAGAGTGGCAGACGCGGATGCAGTATTGTCAGAACGCCCTCTTCTGACCAGCAACCATTCTCTGAGAAAATTAGGTCTCTACCATCGCAAAGGGTGAGGTGCTCTTCTGTCTGAAATTCAGTCAGTATGAAGGAAAGCCCCATTGCTGCCAGGGGAACCTGAGTCATTTTGGCAAGAGATTCAACTTCGAATGCCACCGGGGCGCCCAGCTCCGGAAGAGGCGTTTCTGG from Muntiacus reevesi chromosome 2, mMunRee1.1, whole genome shotgun sequence harbors:
- the LOC136158084 gene encoding FXYD domain-containing ion transport regulator 4-like isoform X1, with protein sequence MGPGRHSFHKYKLRTSHGSAPCPCNISTPNIRRGRGLKKPEPTWAERSPRSLLRPAGSQVSSGEASQTGPVCCCVMEGVTQALLLLLAGLPVLDASDVVDKDSPFYYDWEGLQLGGMICAGLMCIAGLLFALSGKCKCKNKQKHGSLPEKAVPLLTPGSASTC
- the LOC136158084 gene encoding FXYD domain-containing ion transport regulator 4-like isoform X2, with translation MGPGRHSFHKYKLRTSHGSAPCPCNISTPNIRRGRGLKKPEPTWAERSPRSLLRPAGSQTGPVCCCVMEGVTQALLLLLAGLPVLDASDVVDKDSPFYYDWEGLQLGGMICAGLMCIAGLLFALSGKCKCKNKQKHGSLPEKAVPLLTPGSASTC